A single region of the Biomaibacter acetigenes genome encodes:
- a CDS encoding thiamine diphosphokinase — protein MMKAVIFAGGSIDSYKKVKKYLEGSSLIICADSGVEHAFNMGIEPDLLVGDMDSISSASLEKANKLGIERQQFPSEKDCTDTELALDIALKKGADEAIILGALGDRPDHSLANIFLMVGFKKLGLEVKLADRNWDVFNRRSCGNSREKGRYSFADPHKFRSLRGRDLEPVLSLER, from the coding sequence ATGATGAAGGCAGTCATTTTCGCCGGTGGAAGCATCGATAGCTACAAAAAGGTTAAAAAGTATCTAGAGGGCAGCAGTCTTATTATATGTGCTGATAGCGGTGTCGAGCATGCTTTTAATATGGGAATTGAGCCGGATCTGCTGGTGGGGGATATGGATTCCATCAGCTCCGCCAGCCTGGAAAAGGCGAATAAGCTGGGCATAGAAAGGCAGCAATTCCCATCGGAAAAGGACTGTACGGATACGGAATTGGCGCTGGATATAGCACTAAAAAAAGGAGCCGATGAGGCGATAATCCTGGGCGCCCTTGGAGACCGGCCGGACCACAGCCTTGCCAATATATTTTTGATGGTGGGCTTTAAGAAACTGGGGCTTGAGGTAAAACTTGCCGATAGAAATTGGGATGTTTTTAATAGACGGTCCTGTGGAAATTCACGGGAAAAAGGGAGATATTCTTTCGCTGATCCCCATAAGTTCCGAAGCTTGCGGGGTAGAGACCTGGAGCCTGTATTATCCCTTGAAAGGTGA